From the Glycine max cultivar Williams 82 chromosome 11, Glycine_max_v4.0, whole genome shotgun sequence genome, the window TTCTAAATACTCCAAATTCCAAAGAACGTCCATTgttgaaattaaattctttataacaaaatataaaaaaaaatacaagaaaatgaTTGGGAACGAACGGAACCGCGTCTCTTATGACTTATGTTAGCCAATATGGGCCCCCATAAAAAACGTATCATCGTgggcaaaattaaatttgacgtTATGAATTCGCAACTGAATATTCGGAGAACTATAACCATGTACCAAAATTTATGCACGTAGTACGGCAGTAATGTAAtgtaatggaaacaaaaaggaaaagatcacCAAGAATCTAACAAGCAGTACAAATTaaacgaaagaaaaaaaaaataattagctatTGGCATTGAATAGCCTGAGTTGCGTGAGAGGTAAAGTTGAGGTTCATAGAGCAAGGCATTTCAATGGTCTTTCTGATGTTAATAATCTTAAACAGATGAACTTTGCCACTAAAAAAGACATTAGTGGTGAGATTCAACGACCCCGAAGTAATGTCAATAGCGGACATGAATTTCACAGTAACATGAATTTCTTTGGTTTGTCTGAAACTCACCCTGCCACCGTTGATTTGGCTATGAGCGATCTTTAGACCCGCATAGAGCACACTGAGGCTGTTATTCTCGTAAGTGAAGGCACCGAAAGTTGGGTTGTTGAGGGCAAGAAAGATGATGAGGGTGGCGTTGAAGGAAGGTGATGGTGAAGCGCTGTAACGGATTTGGTTGAAAGTAGCTGATCTTAATTTGAGATATGGATTCTTGAGGCGCAATATGGAGGCAAAAACCAATACAAGTGCGCATAAGATGACAAAGGCGCCCAGAAAATATACGAAACACTTGCCGCTTCTTCCTTCTTGCTCTATGGACTTGGCCATCTTAGGGAATAGAATAGCCCCTTCGTTTTCAGTTATTATGCAACCTCCCTTCACTTCTTATACATATCAATCAATCTACATTACTTCATTatca encodes:
- the LOC102669749 gene encoding late embryogenesis abundant protein At1g64065 produces the protein MAKSIEQEGRSGKCFVYFLGAFVILCALVLVFASILRLKNPYLKLRSATFNQIRYSASPSPSFNATLIIFLALNNPTFGAFTYENNSLSVLYAGLKIAHSQINGGRVSFRQTKEIHVTVKFMSAIDITSGSLNLTTNVFFSGKVHLFKIINIRKTIEMPCSMNLNFTSHATQAIQCQ